A region from the Lolium perenne isolate Kyuss_39 chromosome 4, Kyuss_2.0, whole genome shotgun sequence genome encodes:
- the LOC127293263 gene encoding probable sugar phosphate/phosphate translocator At1g48230: MMISRQLLLTYLYLLIYICLSSGVILFNKWVLSPKYFKFPFPITLTMIHMAFSGVVTFFLVRVFKVVAPVKMTFQIYATSVIPISAFFASSLWFGNTAYLYISVAFIQMLKALMPVATFIMAVLCGTDKLRRDLFLNMLLVSVGVVVSSYGEIHFNVIGTLYQVTGIVAEALRLVLTQVLLQKKGLTLNPITSLYYIAPCSFIFLFVPWYLLEKPEMDISPIQFNYWIFFSNALSAFALNISIFLVIGRTGAVTIRVAGVLKDWILIALSTIIFPESTITSLNIIGYAVALSGVVMYNYLKMKDVRASQLPADSTPDRATKDKKILNAYKPDGSLDSNDETVVGLASEAAVVDEEAPLIPSSRLSYVTRTQTGGGLNNR, encoded by the exons ATGATGATCAGTCGGCAGCTCCTGCTGACCTACCTCTACCTGCTAATCTACATCTGCCTCTCGTCGGGAGTCATCCTCTTCAACAAA TGGGTACTATCTCCAAAGTACTTCAAATTTCCCTTTCCCATTACCCTCACAATGATTCACATGGCATTTTCTGGAGTTGTGACGTTCTTCCTAGTCCGTGTTTTTAAG GTTGTTGCACCTGTCAAGATGACTTTCCAAAT ATACGCCACAAGTGTAATTCCAATTAGTGCATTCTTTGCGTCAAGCCTCTG GTTTGGAAATACAGCGTACTTGTATATTTCAGTTGCCTTCATTCAAATGCTCAAGGCTTTGA TGCCTGTGGCAACATTTATAATGGCTGTTCTATGTGGTACTGACAAATTAAGGCGGGACCTTTTCTTGAACATGTTGCTGGTCAGTGTTGGTGTTGTAGTTTCATCATATGGCGAGATTCATTTTAATGTAATAGGAACATTGTACCAAGTAACTGGCATTGTCGCGGAAGCCCTCCGGCTGGTCTTGACACAGGTCCTCCTCCAAAAAAAGGGTTTAACCCTGAACCCTATTACAAGCCTGTATTACATAGCGCCTTGCAG TTTCATCTTCCTATTTGTTCCATGGTATTTACTGGAAAAGCCAGAAATGGACATCTCTCCAATTCAATTCAACTATTGGATATTTTTCTCGAATGCACTTTCTGCATTTGCATTAAACATATCCATATTTCTAGTTATTGGAAGAACAGGAGCAGTCACTATCCGAGTTGCAGGAGTTCTGAAAGACTGGATACTTATCGCCCTCTCGACCATTATCTTTCCTGAATCTACCATTACAAGTCTCAACATAATTGGATATGCCGTTG CACTCTCTGGCGTTGTCATGTACAATTATTTGAAGATGAAAGATGTGAGAGCAAGTCAACTTCCAGCAGATAGCACTCCTGATAGAGCTACAAAG GATAAGAAGATTCTGAACGCATACAAACCTGATGGTTCCCTGGACAGTAATGATGAGACTGTTGTTGGGCTGGCATCAGAAGCTGCAGTAGTTGATGAGGAAGCCCCTTTGATTCCATCGTCCCGCCTCTCCTATGTTACCCGGACACAAACAGGCGGTGGTTTGAATAACAGATGA